ggttgcatagtttgccttgacccatgttctggaacagcccttcaatgtctgatttgattcccaatattgtcatcgtctcaggacatgctagttgtgtagccggaacgtctaccttcttcatgttgttgtagtgggtggtatcagacttatcccacttctttggcatttgcttctctcgctgagacgaaccctcttcttgtgtgttcttctttgttgatgttttcgtgcgcttcattctctacaaaatagaatcattgctctcaacatggttataatcaattaagaactcaaatcaacatgaaaatgaaaggcgaaatcgagttgtgataaaaaaaaccaaattgaaaaaaattctcaatccctaaatcatcccaaatcctgttccaaactcgttgatcacagacaattgtgttctattccatgtttaaacatctttttcatgcatatttgatcaaggaatcaacacggaaataagaaattcacaaaatccaaaaaaattgctcaagaacacgatttcagaatgtggagattcgcggagtatacctgtcttagggtgaaaatgagtgtaggaatcaggtagagctcgaaaaatcaaggggaatagagcccaaaattgttcaaatcggatgattatagagagagaaaagggggggggggtcgaattatagggaaatcggaggggataagagttctgaggttttgatccaaaaagttcgggttttgccttataattctgtttcccgcacacgcatcgatcgatgtgtttttgtacaaacacggatcgatcgatcacattgttacgctttggtccatcttagtgatcaatcgatgcgtttttggatatatatacatcaatcgatccgtttataaacaAAACGTACGAGCTTTTCCGAGGAAagtttgagattctcgatcgatcgatgggatagtcaaatcgatcgatcacattgttacgctttggtccatcttagtgatcgatcgatgcgtttttggatatatatacatcgatcgatccgtttataaaaaaacgtacgagattttccgaagacattccgaggaaagtttgagattctcgatcgatcgatgggatagtcaaatcgatcgatcacattgttacgctttggtccatcttagtgatcgatcgatgcgtttttggatatatatacatcgttcgatccgtttataaaaaaacgtacgagattttccgaggacattccgaggaacgcttgagattcttgatcgatcgatgggataatctaatcgatcgatcacattgttactctttggtccatcttagtgatcgatcgatgtgtttttagatatatatacatcgatcgatccgtttataaaaaaaaattgacgtattgaaaccccaaacactagttcctcggaatttcctcggaatattccgacgaaattccgaggaagaagagggtttcctcggaattccctcggaataatccgaggaaattccgagaaaataggtttttttaaaccgaaaacaacgttttgcggtttgaataacacctatataacccttattaagtgtcttacgttcattatgaagtcaaaaatttgctccttaccgtataattaacacttttccgattgtatgaacgaaatcccacaacataagagaaacacttatacattttaatgaacggtaaagggaatactttcaattagttttgaaatttgttatttcatggtttatgctcatctatacaaagaatcctcaatggtatgcattacaattgtataagaaatgaaatacggcaaaaaaaattgatgttttgaaaccccaaacactagttcctcggtatttcctcggaatattccgaggaaagtccgacggatattttactttccgtcggaatttcctcagaatattttcattttaccgggcaaatatttcgcgaaaattaaaattagaattctgacggaattccgacggatagtatccgtcggaccctaggttttataaccacgagccgcttcttcttccccatttctctcttcttcctctgcgcgactcctccgGCGATTTCCCACTCAAATCCggcgatatctccggcgatctcccccttctcttacacaaatcatgtaagtaCCCTATCcaactctcttaggttctatttgttaggtttttgtgtagttttgatagatttttgttagggtgattttggttaggattgtgatttggttgtataataggtttagaattgtaatttggttgaataatttgttttgttgaattgatttagattttttttataatttttttatttcttttgtatatataaaatcgatttttgtatataaaatcgatttttgtattttacaaaatgatttttctatataaattcgattttttggattttataaaatcttttttgtatataaattcgatatTTTGgaatttacaaaacatttttaatatctataaaattttttttgtgattaaaaactattatttgggatttaaaaatatttttaataatatatatatatatatatatattaaaactattttttgtaattattaaactattttttatttattaaaactattttttgtttattagaactatttttatatatttattaaatatttttaatatctataaatcttttttgtgattaaattatttggtattttttttaaaaaaaaattaatttatatatttctgtatttattaaatatattttttatatttttttaatttacaggtctcatgatgatcagacccggcctcgacagcgtcgtggtcgtggtggtatggggagccagtctcgggattccacccattttcaggattccccttcgccccacagctccaaccatacatctccctctgctgcacccgctcctgctcctctcgctcccgctgctgcatccgctcctgctcctccgagTCCTCCGAGAGTGATGAGTGTtacggagttggttcaacagcccggtcgtgaccatcttccgtatctcactgcgtatccacatggacggggtcaaacatggtaattaaacattttttttctttcaatttggattcattattaaccgtttgttctttttattaggttcaaccgatccgggaacgggatcagcgcatggatcaaccgtatgatgtactcggccctcgacaggggacatccgactttcactcacttccctaccgacaagcaggttctgtggtttcgtcagtttgctcTAAGtacatctaattttttttatccctaaatttaatataaattttctgtGGTTTTGTCAGTTTCAGTATTCTAACTTCGTCCGAAACGGACCTACTTCGTCAGCAGATCAAAAGTTCCGATGGAAGAAGAGTCGCTCGACCAATTTATTATGGGAACAATCACGAGTGGAAGAAGTTCAATttcgatttattaaacaatttttaatttattaaactattttttaatttattaaactatttcttttctttttttattaaaaggtcccaaagtcgatgaacgacacggtctggaaggagttgtgtgcgcattgggataaggaagagacgaaagaaacttcttccaccaactccaccaaccgcaggagcgaccgtaaagggaagggcatctacaagcataacttgggtgctcaatctattgccactctgggagatcgcatggtaagttcaaccgctttttcttcaattatttgagtttcagaattttaatttactgtgcatttcttttaatttctaatatttttttaatttatgttttttttcaaggcggaagaaaatgatggcgagccggttgatgatctcgccctatttcttggtttaaatttgtaaatttggctattttctattcagtcggttccaaagaagaaggggcgtttggtcggtttgggtcgtcgcacccggtcggttcctccttcttctgcaccaccgccctttgttgatccagaagtacttacggctcagttgaaggacaaggatgatcgcatatctttgttggagatccagatggcggctcaacaggcgggctatgaggcacagaggaggctgaaccagcaaatgatggagatgatgcagaggatgtacccgaacgaggtgttcccggacgtgccagacccgtagttttttttttccaaaaactcggaatattttatttttatttgtgaaactttgaatattaattaatatgatttcaattttaattttaattttatagtttcgaatttaaatttcaaaaattttatttttttaaaaaaattaatattttttacattccgaggaaattaattatattttttactcgatcgatcgatgcgttattgaacataaatccatcgatcgatctgtttataaaaaaaacgttcggaatataccgagggacatcttcctcggaatataccgagggacatgttcctcggaatattccgaggaagatttccctcggtatattccgatcgATCGATGAATATGTGTCCAaaaaagcatcgatcgatgagcttccgaggaaatatcccgacgaagttctccctcggtatattccgaggagatttccgacaaactagtgatcctcggaattttctcggaaatttgtgtcctcggaattccgtcggaaaattccgagggatttccgaggaaagaagaaattccgaggaattatttccgaggacttgtttcgtcggtatgtcgtcggaataacgttattccgacgaaattccgaagattttttccctcagtatccttgttgttttcttgtagtgaataattaaaaaaatcaaaaaacattttttctaagGACTCCAATGTGGTAtcaccattggagatgctcttaccgTTGtaatatatactccctctgtttctaaatataagatgtttaggtAAAAACACgcatattaagaaaatcattgtTTTGTCTAGAAAgtatcattaaaactataaattaatgttattcaactaattacaaaatagattatcaaatataattggttgcacagtttttaataaagtaaaaaattgcctagaaaaataaaaacatcttatatattggaacataaaaattctTTGAAACATCTTACACTTAGTAATAGAGGTAGTATCTTTTAGGAAAAGTTCCAGTAGAAACAAGCATCATCATCTTTCTTTGTTTGGCGTATTTAATCACATAGTTGTTGCAATGTTGTTAACTTTCATATTTCGCTGCTTTGCATATGTACGACTTTCAATCAAACAAGAGAAAGCCTCAGCTTAGAAACGAATATTTGTTTTGGCTTGTATAACTCATAGTTTTATTGCTAGCATTAGAAGTTTAAGGTTTCTCTATTctgtttaaaatatacatatatatatatatatacatcatgATTATATATGCAACCATTTGAAGATGAATATCTAAATTACGTACATATAGAAAtcatataacaaaatatataagaaaacaaaaaaaaaacatcattttgttcacaaaaaaaaaaaacatcgtgTATAGttctttttcattttacttCCTTTTGATATATAGGTGCAAATACAAAGGTGACCTGCTATTAAACCGGACTGAATTGTTAGGCAGCACAAGTGAGGTTAGAGTTTAGTACATTAAGTGCAAATCATATAGTTGTGGATTCTTACTAACTAGAGGCGTTGTCAGTAATCAACACATATGCATTTTAACACGTTGTGAATCTTGTAATATATTCCGAATACGTTATTGTTTAAAATGCTTACTGGATCGCATAAATGTGGATACTTAACTAGAACGATAAGTATCTCGTCAATGTGTATCAATATTTTAGTTAGCTAAATACGAggattatatagtttaatactTTAGTTTTACCGTAGTCATTTAAACAAAATCCTTAACTGTAAATTTATCAACTATATACGGCTTCAAGTCACATAACAAATCCTATCGTGATAATTATGTCGGTAAAAGAACATAAAAGAAAACGATAAGAACTAGCCCATTGCCCCATACATATATTCTTACCGATTTATAACCACAAAAGATCACGTAATTATCGttacatataaataatcacgtTTTGTGATAAGATTACCAATTGATTAATACAGATACAGATACCACGGAGAGAGGGTCCATCCGTGGGCTGCACCTCCCCTTGGGGATTAGTCTGGGCCTCGGCCTGGGATACCCCCAGGTTAATCAAAAAAGATACATGTTATACGTATGGCGTGAAATTTGCGTGCGAAACCTAAAGGCATGGTCGAaagttctttggaattttttttaaaaaagttctgTGGAAATTTATCTTGTCGCTGTTACAACTTCGCCTTAGTTATTGCTTTCTTCTTCGAATTTGTTTtcttgtgtttaaaaaaaaaaaataacggtTAGGATTCAACTTGCTCAACGTTTTCGTGGATGCCAAATTTtcgtttttttcatttcaattaCTTGGTGTCGGTAAAAGAACAATGAAAGAAAAATCTTTAACAACACAATGAAAGAAATACTCAGAAACTGAAAATAATAGAATAGAGATGTACGTTTGAAAATGAATTCTTTGGGACTTGGTGCGCTCTATCAGTTTGATGTATGTAATGAAACTGTTAGTTGATATATGCATTATCATCACCAAGCTTTAAAGATCTAAGGTACAAcatgtattttcttatataagaaaatatcaaaCGCAAGTAATAGAAACTTCAACTGATTAATATAGaacttatcaaaaaaataaacaacttatattttcaaaatatgaaccCTCtagggtttttgattgattaaaatatcCTTAAAACACTACATTTTAACACGTGAAGAAGATTTCATTTGAACATAAATTAAGGTATAGATGGTTTGGAAATTATGTCAATTAACACCAAGTATGGGTAATTTGTtaacattttcttaaaaaactaTGGATCATTTGTTCGACACGCAAAAAGAAAGTTGTGGGCTAGTGATGATCTTGATTAGCATACGGTAAGTCCATAAATCGTCATTAGAAATaagctgtgttttttttttctcccgataagctctattttagaaaaaaaaattatactattaattgaacaaatctgaaactataaacaaaaactttttttttttaccaaaaattaaCATCAAGACCTTGTTATTGTATTTCAGGTACAGTAATCTAGTCCAAAGAAAGTGGCCGGGAAGCTAACAAcgaaactaaaataatattattatttttttattatttttttttaagaaataaatattttttcaaccCGAAAACGGGAATTCAGTTTCGGTTACAAGTTCCATTTGAACTAAATTTCCCAAGTCAGAGTATTTCAACCTAGCTTCGCCCACCCACTAGACTCGACACATTCCGCTAAGTCGTTTTTAAAATCCTAAGGAATCGGTAACCGTTCTCAACCATTAACGATGACCACGGGACCGTGAGGTTCTCCTCGTTGCCTCGGATGCCGGAAACTCCCATGTCGTTTCCGGAGTAGTTGGTTCCCGATGAACTCCTTAAAACTTATAATCGTCACTGTCGATGAAGCGCTAGACGAGCCTAGAGATGAAAGAAACTCTTACCAAGAGGACTCCACTTCCAAAGCTGTCACGGAACGTGCAAGAAAACGGGTTGATGTCAACGCCACACCCCGTCGAGTAGCCTCAACCCACCTGCAAGTAAAGTCAAGCCACACTATCGCAAAGCACAAATGAACCATTGCGACACCGGGAAGCGAGCGTAGACGAATTGTTGACCCGAGACGATCAATGACTCCTGAGAATCGCCTATACAATTCTGGCTATCAAGAACTGACATACCGTTTACGAGACCGTGAAAACCAACTTCGGAGTCAGCGAAGCGGTTGTCGATGAGAAGCAGTAAGACATCTCTGATATGAAAGCGGCCACTTCCAAACCGGAGAGCCAGACAGGGAGCCGTGAAGGAAGAATCAGAAGAGAGGCAGAGCAACAAGTAACCATCTAGAAGCCATAGCTACTTGCCGCAACCGCACACGCCGGAACGAAGTCGGATACCATCTCCGTCTGCGTATCATGACTACAGACGCGCACCAGCAAAAGAACCCACCGAGACTCTCTTGGTAACAAGAAGTGAGGGATGAGTCTCACCGACACCGGAAAGAACCAAAAATACCCACCACCGTTACCGCTTGGCACCACCGGTCGACAACGACACCGCCGCAGCCTAAAGGGTGGAGCAAACCTTCAAAGTCCTTCAACGACGCATAATCCGGCGAGATCTAAAAAACAGATCCGATCCAGAAAATTGATCCCGCCAAAACCCTAAAAGCCGACTGCTTCACCACCAGACCTTCTCGCCACAGCACCAGACGAAGCTTGAACCCGCCAGAGAGAGACGCCCCTTGCGCACGGAGCACTCACCGGAGAAACAAACCAGCCCAGGACCGCCAGCATATCGAAGGGGGAGTGAGAGGAGGAGGAACAGCAAAGGTCAAACGAGAGGAAGGGAGAGAGGCTCCTCCGGCGCCGGTATGCGCGCGCACACGTGGCCGGACGCCGGAGAGAAATACACTTCGCTTTAGTTACGGGGAGAGGAGAGAGATGAGAGgattgaggagagagagagctaacTAAAATAATACTCTTTCTGGATACAAATGTAAGATGTTCAATATTTTTATCTTGTATACAAATGTATGATGTTTTGAGATATAATTaatgcatttatttttaaaatttaaacatagtaaaattatgagtggtgaaactttattgatataatCAAAAAGTaacaactaaaatattgtatttattattttttaacatgtGTGTAAAACTCCTATATCGTAAAATCCCGAGGAGGTAGTTGATTGAGACTTTATATCGTAAAAAGATGTGTGTTGGTGCTCTACTAGTTCATTTCATtatttttctcaaataataatCATCTCATGATATAAAAGTTTATACACATTTCTCACTATAGATGACACTTGAAAGTTCAGGGACTACCAGATATAAGAACTAAAACACAAGATACCAAGAACGCTTTCTTGTATATTAGAAGTCTGTTAAACAATCTTCCTAGATCTGTTTAATCCGAATTACTCTCAGTCACACACGACTAGAGACGGACCAATTCCTAATCTATCAAAACAGAAAGCACGAGCTACACCTTCAAGTACTCGTCTTTCTTAAGCTCTCAAGAACAAACCTCTTGCTCTAGCTTTTCAATCAATAAACGGCTAACCACGATATCCACAAAGTAATCAGGTTATATACCCTTAACACAATACCCTAGTTGCCTAAATATTGTGGTAAGCCCAAATCTTCCAAATCTTCTTTGCTTCACGCCAAAGTAACATCTTGGAACCAATGAGATATTGACACGTCATCATCTCATAACCGACTTGTAACAGCAAGTCACACTTCCTATATTGTGCATAACACATCCTCTGTTTCTCAATCCGACAAGCTGCTTTTCTTGAGCTTACATTCTCCCCCTTTTTATCTGAATGTGACAACCTATGCAACCTGCAATGTAAACATCCACGCAGCACACATATCCAAGACAAAGAAACTACTCAACCAGTGATCATCAACTgagaacatattttttaaataagttgCACACGGAATTGATAAAAGCATAGTCGAAACACATAGTCTGAGTCTTAAATAGTACAAGCTGGATTAAAACTTAAAGTATCATTAAGAAATAAGACATGATCATCCTACGCGTACGCgtcttcctcatcttcatccTGCTCATTGTTTTCTTCAACCCCTGGATGAGCAACATGTTGCTCATAGTCTCCCCCTGCATAGGTGCACATTTAGAGAAAAATCATTCGTTAGACATAGAGTAGAAAATAAGACAAAACACTGTGCATCTCCCTTACTCCTCAGGCGAACTCGAATGGTTTTGAGTCCCGCAATGGCGCGATTGATGTCGTCCTCAAGGCTGGCAGCACTTGAGTCTGCTCCAGACCCACGACCAGCCTTAACATCCTTGACAACAAGCTTCGGTGTTCCAGTGAACTCATCATGAAGCAAGTCAGGAGTTATAGTTCGCTGAAAATGGATGACCTGCTGAATCAAGTTAGGGAACATGATACACCGAGTCTTCTCTGTCTGAGTGTTCGCTGCCATTGCAATTATCTGATCATAGACGAGTTTCCCGAAGTCAAATCCAACATGATGATGAAGCATGTAGATGAACCTGAGTCGCCTTTGGTTCATTGAGGTGTAGTTCCTGGTGGGAATCCAATTCGAGCAGACGAGCTTGTACAGAACCTGATTCGTAGCTGTGAGATACTTCGAACTCATGTTCTCACCTCGTCTTATTCGTCCATCGGTGAGAAAACCAAAAACTTCATCAAGACATTCATCCATCCAGTTAGGATCTTCTTCAAACCCCGGAATGCAATACATCGAATTAATCAGACTCGGAGAGAAATCAACAAGCGATCCTCTAACATACACCGCTACACCACCATCGTCTCGTTCCTCAGCTTCCGGAAGATTGGCAAGGAATTCGCGGATTACATTGGGCTGATAAGGGTCGAGATCAGTGAGGGTATGAATCAGGCCTGCCCCGATCACAATTCTTCTGACATCAGAGAGATTCTCGTCCGTGAGGGAGATAGGCTGCTGAGGAATGAAATTCCACCCTCGGAGCTCTCTGAAGCGCTTAGTCGCCTTGATTGAGAAGAACCATTCAGTCATTGGCATCCTTTTAGGTCGCATAAGCTCTGGATAGAACTGAGCTTTAGTTTGATACACATTCCGACTCTCCTCAAATATCTGTTCTTTGGAGCGATTCGGAGGAGTGTTTGATGCCATCGGAGCTTCGTCGGAGTGGTCGTCTGAGGATTCCCCATCTGAGAGAGACTCGACTTCAAGCTCAACGTTCTTGGGTAGAGGCGCAGTGTCACCAGCTGAGACACGACGGCGGCTCCGCTTGCGCGAGGATGACCCAGAAGAGAGGTCAAGTGGGTTCATCGGAGTAGTCTCGACATTCTTCAGTTTCATGAGCCGCGAGCTTCTCCTTATTGGTTGCATGTTGCTAGTGAGAGAGATCGAGTGCGCCGGCGAGAgagatagatagagagagatgtGACACTTGAAGACAGCTGCATCATACAATCCTCAAAAA
This Brassica napus cultivar Da-Ae chromosome C6, Da-Ae, whole genome shotgun sequence DNA region includes the following protein-coding sequences:
- the LOC106407918 gene encoding uncharacterized protein LOC106407918, which codes for MQPIRRSSRLMKLKNVETTPMNPLDLSSGSSSRKRSRRRVSAGDTAPLPKNVELEVESLSDGESSDDHSDEAPMASNTPPNRSKEQIFEESRNVYQTKAQFYPELMRPKRMPMTEWFFSIKATKRFRELRGWNFIPQQPISLTDENLSDVRRIVIGAGLIHTLTDLDPYQPNVIREFLANLPEAEERDDGGVAVYVRGSLVDFSPSLINSMYCIPGFEEDPNWMDECLDEVFGFLTDGRIRRGENMSSKYLTATNQVLYKLVCSNWIPTRNYTSMNQRRLRFIYMLHHHVGFDFGKLVYDQIIAMAANTQTEKTRCIMFPNLIQQVIHFQRTITPDLLHDEFTGTPKLVVKDVKAGRGSGADSSAASLEDDINRAIAGLKTIRVRLRRGDYEQHVAHPGVEENNEQDEDEEDALHRLSHSDKKGENVSSRKAACRIEKQRMCYAQYRKCDLLLQVGYEMMTCQYLIGSKMLLWREAKKIWKIWAYHNI